gtgccctctatactaatgacagccacagtgccccctatagtaATGATAGCCACAGtgtcccctatactaatgacagacacagtgccccctatactaatgatagccacagtgccccctatactaatgacagccacagtgcccctatactaatgacagccacagtgccccctatactaatgacagccacagtgcccctatactaatgacagaaacagtgcccctatactaatgacagccacagtgtccctatactaatgacagccacagtgccccctatactaatgatagccacagtgccccctatactaatgacagacacagtgccccctatactaatgacagccacagtaccccctatactaatgacagtcacagtgcccctatactaatgacagccacagtgctccctatactaatgacagacaaagtgccccctatactaatgacagccacagtgtccctatactaatgacagccacagtgccccctatactaatgacagccacagtgcccctatactaatgacagaaacagtgcccctatactaatgacagccacagtgtccctatactaatgacagccacagtgccccctatactaatgatagccacagtgccccctatactaatgacagacacagtgccccctatactaatgacagccacagtgccccctatactaatgacagacacagtgcccctatactaatgacagccacagtgcttcctatactaatgacagacacagtgccccctatactaatgacagccacagtgccccctatactgacagacacagtgccccctatactaatgacagccacagtgccacctatactaatgacagagacagtgccccctatactaatgatagccacagtgccccctatactaatgatagccacagtgctccctatactaatgatagccacagtgctccctatactaatgacagccacagtgcccctatactaatgacagccacagtgcccctatactaatgatagccacagtgctccctatactaatgatagccacagtgctcctatactaatgacagccacagtgtccctatactaatgacagccacagtgcccctatactaatgacagccacagtgccccctattctaatgacagccacagtgcccctatactaatgacagccacagtgctccctatactaatgacagccacagtgccccctatactaatgatagccacagtgccccctatactaatgaccgccacagtgctccctatactaatgacagccacagtgctccctatattAATGACAGGAGGAAGATGgaaatgatgatgatgaagatgaaagtgatgatgatgatgattatggAAAGAATAACGATAAGACGGATGAACATGATGGAGATGGTAATGATTAACATACGATGTGGAAGGTAACAACGATGATATTAATGAAGAATATGATAATTAGgaagatgatgataatgatgaggATGAAGATGGGAAGGGAGATGATGAGgagaatgatgatgatgatgatgttgaaGAGGAGCGGGATGATGATAAAGACAATGATAATGATCAGGAGAAAGATTATAATGAGGATGTTAATGATGATAATCAATAGGAGGAACATGAGGATGATGATAATTAAAAGAATGATGGAAATGAGGAGGATGATTATGATAAGGAGGAGGATGATAATATTGAGGGGAATCAATATAATGATTCTGAGGACGAGCATGAAGATGCTGATGATAATGAGGTGGTTGATGACAATGAAGATGATGATAACGAGGAGGAGGATCATAAGGGTGATGATAATTAAGAAAATGACGGAAATGAGGATAATGATTATAATGATTATGAGATTGAAGGCGATGATGTTAAAGAGGAGAATGATGACAattttgaggaggaggaggaggagaatgatgaATATGAGTATAATAATGATAATGAGGATAATGATGAGGAAGAGGatggtgataatgaggaggaggaggatgaaatcAAGGAGGGTGATTATAAGGCTACGAtcacattatcagtatttggtcagtgttttacaacagtatttgtagtGACAATGAAGCTGATGAAGATattgaggaggatgatgatgaggatgatgagctGCTTATGATTTCACCAGTGTGAGGCTCCCAGTAACGTGCCGCACATAATGTCTACAATCActtccagagctgcaatcataatTCTGCCACAACGCTCTGGCTGCAGGATACACATCTCCGCACTGCGCCCTGCAGGTGGTGTGTCTCTGCACAGCATATAGAGGATGGCGGGAGTTGTGGATGGAGTCTTGATGCCACATAGAGGGATGGAGGTGAATGGTCCAGACATGGCCGTCACCTGTGTACATGAGTGACTGTCCGGTCCTGCCTGCTGACTGCCTCCCACATCCTGAGATCTCTATAAACATGGACTATGAAGTCCGGCACCAGCAGTCCCCCGCCAGCGCTGTCCATAATGAAGACAGATACGGTCGGGGCGGCCGCCATCCTGAATATCTTATTTACCAGATTCCTGCCTGTAATTACAGCAAAGCAAATCCTCGTCAGCGAGGCCGAGCGCGCGGGGCTAATAATGCACTCAGCCGCATCGAGTGGATGAAGATATATAGAGATTGCACAGCTCCATTTACTCCGCCAGTCACGGCTAGGGTCACTCCATACCACGCCGCCGTATATCTCGCCCCGTACGATTAACTCCGCTCTTATAGATCGGCCCTGGTCAGCAATACTGGTCCTAATTAACGACCCTCCGGTGTCATGTTTACCGCCTCCACATCTATTTCCCCCCGTCACACGCAGTCCACGGGCTCGGAGCTTCAGGAAAGCAGGACGCTGCGAATCGTCACTGCCCGTGGGGTCACATCgtgctgcagagctgaaatcattgAAAGAACTTTCGGAATAAAGCGAATGGATCCAAGGGACGGAGTCGCTGTCCTCCTCGCTGATGACGGCGCTCCTTCGTAAATTCAGATTCGCTGGCTGCTGCACATTTATCCAAAAAAAAAGTGTCCATCACTAGGAATAAATTTACAGGATCTACAAGCGTCATAGAAAGGCGTGTAACACTCTGGGGTTTCCTAGGACGGGATCCAGCCCCTATCAAGCTCTTTATCACACACACAGCTTCAGTAATGTCCAAGTGACCGCCACATACTGTGTCTGGCTATGGGGAAACAATGGGAACCATTTTTATGGCTAAACTGTGAGATGTGACgttctctcactatccagattcatcatAAAATGGCTGCTTAATTTCCtgtctcagcttttatacaggctatgatagtctctcctgagctataccatgtgatgtcatagctgcaaggcattatgggaaagTCCATGAGGCTGCACCTGAGGTCATGTTATATCATTTTTTACGGGAatcaaattgcaaattgttcaaatttgatGAGCCGGGGCAAATTGTAAGTAATTTGATATGACTTTGTTTTTCATCAAATGCTTGTGGCCACCTCTGCAAAAAAGCTGAGAACAAGGGGGTCCATTGTGGGATCCAGAGTCTCCCTTTACATACTGAATAACCTAAGGTATTGGATTGGGATGTTGTTCTCACTGAAGCTCTCGAGGCTGCAGACAATCACGATGTGGTTGTAACTCAGATGGGAAAAGTCCTGACTTTTACTGATGCAGGAGGACCACCCTGTGCATTGGTTTACATCCCAAAAGTGGCTGTTACCTCCTCACTAGATCTCGCTCTACTTCTGCAGCCATCATTGGACACTCATTAACTTCCACCGGAGGAAGCTCAGCTCAGGCTGCTGGATCCTgcttgagtattcaggtagtttgtGTGTTGTCTCAAGTCTGCTACTTTCCTGACAACTCTACAACATAGTGGCAAACTGTCTCAACATTGCGGCACTATTACTCAGACTGAACTGCGAGCTCTGCCACATGGAAACCTTCATTGCAAACCCAGTTCTGCTACACTAGTTCCTCATCGCCGAGTCAGGCCTGCAACATCGCTGTGCTGTCATGCTAACACTGATCGTAGTCACCTGGCAGCCCCAAAATGTCTACCACGAAAAAGCTACTCCGTTTCTTCCCCCTTTAACCAGGATCTGGACTTACACAAGGGTCCCTGGGCAAGGGCCACAGAGTCAGCAGCTGTTGTGTCGCAAGTTGGCAAGAGGGATGGTCAGGTAGCTGGATCAAAACCCGGAGACCATGTCAGAAACAGAATCATAAAACAATCGGGTAGTCAAAGCTCAAACCGAGGTCAAAGAACAGGAAAATCAGACCAAGCAGGAGCATAGCACAGAGGGCAATACCAGGAAAGCAGAACTATTGACTGACATTCGGAACTGGCTATCAGGGGTTTATATAGTAACAGCCTCACCCAGTGCTGAGAGCAGATAGAAACCGAAATTAACCAGATTAACCCCTTACCTTACAGACTATCCAGAGCCACAAGTCCCAGGAATAATATAAGATTGATGCTGTCAAGCATCACCCACAACAAAGTGGCGATGCTACCTAGCGGATGAAGTAGAAACCAACACAGATATTACATGTGCATACTAAGCTGCATTGAACCTCCGTTTCATGCTTTGCTTTGCTACACCCAACTCTCACTGCTGTTATTGCAAACTCACTTCTGCTCCACCGTTCATATGTTTTtgtccaactctgctgcatcaaagTGACTGCTCTGCTGTACTAGTGACAGCGCCTCAAACTCATCTTCACTTGCTGCCGATGTGTAAGGTGCCTAAGCAATGTAGTCCTGGGTGAACTCTTGCTTCTGCATGCCCTGACGCCCTACAGGAAGGTTGTCTCACAGTCCCGGTGTGCGGCTGTGCGTTGGGTGCATCACATTACTTATGGCCCATAGGTCTCCACTGGCTCCAGGCCTTCATCTTCCCGAACCTTCGCAGAACACGGTCCAGGTGACACTGATTTCGTTAACACTGTCAAACTTTTTCTTGGCAGCTTACAGTCATTACAATGAAGCATGTACGATAGGGTAGGATAGGGCCGAACAGGTTACAGTCTTTTCCACAGGTACAGGACataacttcagccctggttctcggtCTGGGTACAGCATCCCTCTTGCTAACTCCTCTACTGGGAAATCTGCTTCACCACAATCAGCGCACCCGGATTCCATTATCTCCTGCCTCTGAGAGTTTGAATCCGTCTTTCCCAGCAGCTCCACGGGCTTAGTGTACTCAAAGATCTGGACGTTCATCTTCAGGTTCTCAGGCCAACAGATAGATTTGCACGGAACGATTCTCTGGCAATCCACTTCCCCAAATAACAGTCTCACATTGGCCCTAGCAGCCTACTGCCTATGACCACTGCTGTCACTTCACCACACGTTCTCTAACTGAACTTAACACTTCCTGAACttgacactaaaggccccttcacattaagcgacgctgcagcgataccgacaacgatccggatcgctgcagcgtcgctgtttggtcgctggagagctgtcacacagaccgctctccagcgaccaacgatgccggtaaccagggtaaacatcgggttactaagcgcagggccgcgcttagtaacccgatgtttaccctggttaccatcctaaaagtaaaaaaaaacaaacagtacatacttacctacagccgtctgtcctccagcgctgtgctctgcactcctcctgtactgtctgtgtgagcacagcggccggaaagcagagcggtgacgtcaccgctctgctttccggctgagcgacgctcacagccagtacaggaggagtgcagagcgcagcgctggaggacagacggctgtaggtaagtatgtactgtttgtttttttttacttttaggatggtaaacagggtaaaaatcgggttactaagcgcggccctgcgcttagttaccctatgtttaccctggttaccagtgaagacatcgctggatcggtgtcacacacgccgatccagcgatgtccacgggagatccagcgaccaaataaagttctggactttcttcagcgaccaacgatctcccagcaggggcctgatcgttggtcgctgtcacacataacgatttcattaacgatatcgttgctacgtcacaaaaagcaacgatatcgttaacaatatcgttatgtgtgaaggtaccttaaggctactttcacactagcgttttctgcaatccgtcacaatgcgtcgttttgcagaaaaaacgcatcctgcaaaagtgcttgcaggatgcgttttttccccatagacttgtattgacgacgcatttgcgacggattgccacacgtcgcatccgtcgagtgatggatgcgtcgtgcttttgcggaccgtcgggagcaaaaaacgctacatgtaactttttttgctcctgacggaccgctttttccgactgcgcaagcgcggccggaactccgcccccacctccccacaccttacaatggggcagcagatgcgccggagaaatgcatccgctgcctccgttgtgcagtacgttaaacgctagcgtcggaatctctccccgacgcattgcgacagggagattccgacgctagtgtgaaagtagcctaattctcaGTTGCCGCTCCCTAACCTGGTGCAGCCTTTACAGTTAACCCTGAAATGACCAAAAaaacaactggcacatccaaactagtgctcctggtatgcacctattcacactagtttggatgtgccagtgttttttttgtcatttctatgttagcttactgactgagcactcctcccttcaccatgtggtttttagctacatctaatcacatttggttccggccaacccatatatgtaggctttactgagagaggtgtccacattcacccatgcattcagacattagccttaggtaagtaagtgttcacatttggacagggaggtcgggGAGCCATCAGATTAATGAGGTCACCTtggcgatggttgatgggctcacgctATTCGGCCATATTTTGTGCAAAGcgactcataaatatttttcctaatgttcaaaagccattttgctgttcatatttcatgtatttcatattcgacatgctttggcacgatagagtgcaaccttttacagttaaccctgtcttgGCTATACTGCAGCCCCAGGGCGTTTTGCCTTCAGATAACATACATTACTATCAAATACATTTAACCATTTGGGGTGTCAGAGAGTAGAACACCATctccataactggctcagtgatcgtactcagtgGCAATAAATGGTCGCACCTCCAATTGGAAGAATATTTCAAGTGGGGTccgacaaggctctgtcctggccccaatgttgttcaacatttgtataaatgatctagataagggaactgaaggtaaactaatcaaatttgcagatgatgcaaagctaggagggatagctaacactagagaagacaaaggactcagaaggatctagataagcttggacAATGGGCAGCGATTAATACAATAGTGtttaacaaggagaaatgcaagattctacatctgggcaagaaaaatgataaTTCTATAGAATGggtggaatagaactaagcaacagcactcgtgaaaaagacttggttatactaatagatcacagactgcacatgagtcaactgtgtgatgcagcagcaaaaaggcaaacacagttcgtgAATGCATTAAGAGAATcacagagtctagatcatgtgaagtaattatccctctttactcctccttggtcaggcctcatctggaatactgggtccagttttgggcacatttTAAAACAGACATTGAaacactggagcaagttcagagaagagcgaccgggATAGTGAGcgcactgcaaagtatgtcctacgaggaacggttacaggatctgggaatgtttagcttgcaaaaaagaagactgagaggagacttaatagctgtctacaaatatctgagggtctgtcacagtgtagagggatcatcattattctcatctgcacatggaaacatgagaagcaatgggataaagctgaaagggagaagatacagattaggtattagaaaaacctttttgacagtgatggtgatcaatgagtggaacaggcggccacgagaggtggtgagttctccttcaatggaagtcttcaaacagaggcaggacagacatctgtctgagatggtttagtgaatcctgcattgagccgggggttggacacgatgaccccgagGACATTCTGGGATTCTCTGATAGAATCTGATACAGTCCAGCAGCTCCAGTTGTTGTCATACCAGCTCTGCCACCTCTGCCACCGCTGAGCAGACTAAGATCAAGGTCTGCGAGAATCCACCTCAGCAGGTGACACATAACACTCTGCTCATGAGATGATTGCGGTATACATTtctgcacatgtggaattataaaaatAATTGAAAGCAGAAATCACCACCGAGACGGACGTTTCTCCTTCAGATGTATCTTCAGGGGCAACGTTGGGTCTTTGATCCCATTCCAGCGCTGAATGATTACAAGAACTGACCTCAAACGGTTAAATCTCCAAAGAAAGTCAGCGACCAGAAGATCATATCCAGCCGCTTCGCGGAGAGACGTTTAGCGCACACAACCCCGCGCTCTGGGAATTGTTAGATTTCTTCTTCTTTGCCAAGAAGTTGTCAGAAGTTACAAGGTAACAATTCTCGGATCTCGGCGGCTGCAGACGTGTTAATGAATTGTGTCGCTGTTCAACCGCTCTCGTTATCACCGGGGCAAGAATACAAGTGTCACTTCTTACGGAGCCGGTCAGGTTCACAAGGGGTTAAGGAAGAACCCAGCAACTTAATGAAATAAAAATGGAAATGACAAGAATAAAAGAAACCTCCTCGACCTTCACCTCTGGAGTCGCATTCACTGCCACCACGGTGAGGAGAGATTAAAAATGGAGAGTGTGACCCGTCACAGGTGACATCCCCCCCACAGAATCCCTGTAACTGCTACCCTGTGACACCCAACAGAGCCCCTGATTCCGGTCACCAGCCTGCCCCCACCATCGCcactcctgtgttatactccaagagTTTAaagcttcatttttttatttttttaaatatttttttgttgttgttattttGAGATTGAATTCATTGTATATTATTAATCCcagatttaaataataataaaaaaaatgccatcaaATTGTAAATTGTGAGCGGCGGTGATGGCGGGTGGCGGGTTTATTTATTGAACAGGTAGAGTATTAGGAGCGGATCAGGACTGATGAGGAGAAGTAAATCCCTTCCGTGGAGCGGATTAGGTTCATCTTCATTCACGGAGATTCTGGATCTGTGAAGATGATGATAAAACCAGGAAGATGTCGCTCTGGGAAGTGACAACCGCTTGTGAGTGAGGTCAGTTGTCAGCGTCTTTCTACCACCACTGTGGGCAGCTCAGACACCAACAGGCCGGTCAGTCGCATCCTTGTGCTTACAGATGGACGGCTGCATTTAGCTCCGGGAATAGGATTGTCGCTTTGCAGGAGGATTTAGTGTCAGTCCGCGGGGACGCTAGGACTGAGAACATCACGCTGACATGACAGTGGAATACACCATCACTTTGAAGCGATGgcggggggaccaccacggtgcaggaagactactgtacacaagatgaggtgcaaacaacaacggATAGATTTATTAGAAGGAATGAAGGGaacgaggaagatgcaaacaggggtttacaatggcaaaagacaatgtacatgtgtcatctttcctgtaaaatagcacggtgctacaactattacagacccagaatatgtctcacaagcaaatttaaacaattaacaaataacgatgctactctatgtataacctccctggcctttactaagcaggccacacggctcccgtgtactggctACTGAagactacactaggccctaacaggtgcaccaaacaggaacagactcacggtgatgttggggactcaggtccagtcccagggggcccccagaagTCCAATATAGTGCtgggcacggctttctgtcagctctgtgaaacgtggtcttctccttgcttctggatcctaggtatgctcctggaaactgtaagtccctttctcagtatcttcgtggcttcacaaactagcacagaacagccacctttgctgtaccCGGAAAAGTCTTGCAAATTTCACAAGTAAACTTCGTCCCAAGCAgtgggacctttcttgtagcaaacagcacacagttctctcagtagcagcttcagctcacacacacagttcaggctcaactcctcccctcatcctagggcagtttatcttcaccgtctctagcagggggaagcaggacattccattgtaccagacaagggggtgctgtcttttaaagtggcagcgtgttactgtccataacagcactaccctcttacatgcctcccttcttaatgatggttgtCCTCGACCATCACAGAATCAAGGTTGAAGCGTAATGAAGGAACGTGCAATGCGGAACAGCatctatagaggaggcaacaaaggtgtaaaaacagacagagcacactgttctacatatcggactggtggaacccctgcattagacctctgggatctccgaagctcttggctgtcaggcaaggcttgactatcttccagaggaacactattTGCAGGAGAAattgtgagctcttgtctggtctcctcctcgcatggcggtactgttacatccatgggattaccgtctctgtgcggatgaggaccccctactgtgtcagggac
This region of Ranitomeya imitator isolate aRanImi1 chromosome 1, aRanImi1.pri, whole genome shotgun sequence genomic DNA includes:
- the LOC138645998 gene encoding high mobility group nucleosome-binding domain-containing protein 5-like; the protein is MEMMMMKMKVMMMMIMERITIRRMNMMEMEDDDNDEDEDGKGDDEENDDDDDVEEERDDDKDNDNDQEKDYNEDNDGNEEDDYDKEEDDNIEGNQYNDSEDEHEDADDNEVVDDNEDDDNEEEDHKGDDVKEENDDNFEEEEEENDEYEYNNDNEDNDEEEDGDNEEEEDEIKEVFYNSICSDNEADEDIEEDDDEDDELLMISPV